Proteins encoded by one window of Culicoides brevitarsis isolate CSIRO-B50_1 chromosome 2, AGI_CSIRO_Cbre_v1, whole genome shotgun sequence:
- the LOC134832762 gene encoding GTP-binding nuclear protein Ran, producing MAAEQDIPTFKCVLVGDGGTGKTTFVKRHMTGEFEKRYVATLGVEVHPLVFHTNRGPIRFNVWDTAGQEKFGGLRDGYYIQGQCAIVMFDVTSRVTYKNVPNWHRDLIRVCENIPIVLCGNKVDIKDRKVKAKSIVFHRKKNLQYYDISAKSNYNFEKPFLWLARKLVGDPNLEFVAMPALLPPEVKMDKEWQIQIEKDLQEAQETALPEDDEDL from the exons ATGGCAGCCGAACAAGATATTCCCACATTCAAGTGCGTGTTAGTTGGCGACGGCGGTACCGGCAAAACGACCTTCGTGAAGCGCCACATGACGGGCGAATTCGAAAAAAGGTATGTCGCAACGTTGGGCGTCGAAGTGCATCCGCTCGTGTTCCACACAAATCGCGGCCCAATCCGTTTCAACGTCTGGGATACCGCTGGGCAGGAGAAATTCGGCGGATTGCGTGACGGTTACTACATCCAGGGGCAATGTGCCATCGTTATGTTTGACGTTACGTCGCGAGTTACATACAAAAATGTCCCCAATTGGCATCGTGACTTGATCCGTGTCTGCGAAAACATCCCGATTGTTCTGTGCGGCAACAAGGTTGACATCAAGGATCGCAAAGTCAAAGCCAAGAGCATCGTATTCCATCGGAAAAAGAATTTGCAG tACTACGACATTTCCGCCAAATCAAACTACAACTTTGAGAAGCCCTTCTTGTGGTTGGCACGCAAATTGGTTGGCGACCCAAATCTCGAATTTGTTGCAATGCCTGCCCTGCTTCCGCCCGAAGTCAAGATGGACAAGGAATGGCAAATTCAAATCGAAAAAGATCTACAAGAAGCTCAAGAGACTGCCTTACCAGAGGACGACGAGGATTTGTAA